A single Filimonas effusa DNA region contains:
- a CDS encoding RagB/SusD family nutrient uptake outer membrane protein, which translates to MKQTKIAIYFSALSCFIAMLTVNSGCTKLKDVSYNQIIANEFTPTSSDLAALAGAAYVDWRGLLLQWNTLYRAQEVAGDQMLTPARPNGWIDGGVYRRIHEHKWTTDDDIVINIWTRAYQGITNCNRIIYQTQSGAIPVAPKDTTALIAEIKLLRASYYWVLIDCYGNIPLVDRFNVPEGFLPKQNTRKEVYDFIINELLTNIPLVSTANNTATYGKFNKWAGLTLLAKMYLNAEVYTGTPQWDKCKAVCDTIIQSNLFILESNQKNVFITENQNSKEIIFALPFDSKYVNDWNSFDIHMQTLQPENQATYNLQSAPWGGICAVPQFISTFDTTDSRYIDNYIKGQQYTASGDSIFGTMGAFTGKPLAFRNYVAGVDQSEEVDGFRLGKFEIAMGATNRLSNDWPLFRYADVLMMKAECLLRMGEANEAAVIVTQVRERNFRANPAKAMVTGADLLKGSGYDYGLRNHLTTTHEGGADIIYGRFLDELGWEFCQEARRRTDMIRFGAFTKKSWLSHSPNGDYRALYPIPRTEIAKNANLKQNTGY; encoded by the coding sequence ATGAAACAAACGAAAATTGCCATATATTTTTCCGCGTTAAGCTGCTTCATCGCTATGCTTACCGTCAACAGCGGTTGTACCAAACTCAAAGATGTTTCCTACAACCAGATCATCGCAAACGAATTTACACCCACCAGCTCCGACCTGGCAGCGCTCGCAGGCGCGGCTTACGTCGACTGGCGTGGACTTCTCCTGCAATGGAATACGCTTTACCGCGCACAGGAGGTAGCCGGTGACCAGATGTTAACACCCGCCCGCCCCAACGGCTGGATCGATGGCGGCGTCTATCGCAGAATTCATGAACATAAATGGACGACCGACGACGATATCGTTATCAACATCTGGACAAGAGCCTACCAGGGCATCACCAATTGTAATCGTATCATCTATCAAACTCAGTCTGGCGCTATCCCCGTTGCGCCTAAAGATACCACCGCACTTATCGCAGAAATAAAATTGCTGCGCGCTTCCTACTATTGGGTATTGATAGATTGCTATGGAAACATACCCCTGGTCGACAGGTTTAACGTTCCTGAAGGGTTTCTTCCCAAACAAAACACGCGTAAAGAAGTATATGATTTTATCATTAACGAACTGCTCACCAATATCCCGCTCGTTAGCACCGCTAATAATACGGCTACCTATGGTAAGTTCAATAAATGGGCCGGGCTAACATTGCTCGCTAAAATGTACCTTAATGCAGAGGTCTACACAGGTACGCCGCAATGGGATAAATGTAAAGCGGTTTGCGATACTATCATTCAGTCAAATCTCTTCATCCTCGAAAGTAACCAGAAGAATGTATTCATTACAGAGAATCAGAACTCTAAAGAGATCATATTCGCACTGCCGTTCGATTCTAAATACGTGAACGATTGGAACTCTTTCGATATTCATATGCAAACGCTGCAGCCCGAAAACCAGGCCACCTACAACCTTCAGTCGGCTCCCTGGGGTGGCATCTGCGCCGTGCCGCAATTTATCAGCACCTTCGATACCACAGATAGCCGCTACATCGACAACTACATTAAAGGACAACAATATACCGCCTCCGGTGATAGTATCTTCGGAACTATGGGCGCATTCACAGGTAAACCGCTGGCCTTCCGCAACTACGTCGCAGGGGTCGATCAGTCCGAAGAGGTAGACGGCTTCCGGCTCGGTAAGTTCGAAATTGCCATGGGCGCTACCAACCGCCTTAGCAACGACTGGCCGTTATTCAGGTATGCCGATGTGCTGATGATGAAAGCAGAGTGTTTACTCAGAATGGGGGAGGCCAATGAGGCTGCCGTCATTGTAACCCAGGTACGTGAACGGAATTTCAGAGCTAACCCTGCCAAAGCAATGGTAACCGGGGCCGACCTTCTGAAAGGCAGCGGCTACGATTATGGCCTTCGCAACCACCTTACTACCACACACGAAGGTGGAGCCGATATCATCTACGGCCGCTTCCTCGATGAACTTGGCTGGGAGTTTTGCCAGGAAGCACGCCGCAGAACAGATATGATCCGCTTTGGCGCATTTACTAAAAAATCATGGCTATCACATTCGCCCAATGGCGACTATCGCGCATTATATCCTATTCCCAGAACGGAGATCGCTAAGAACGCAAATCTTAAACAAAATACAGGATACTAA
- a CDS encoding Gfo/Idh/MocA family protein, with product MINWGIIGCGDVTERKSGPAFNKVNGSKLLAVARRDAEKAADYARRHGVERWSGDAYALLEMKDIDAIYVATPPSSHLEYVCAALEKGFSVYVEKPVALNTAEALKMAEAAQASAGKLVVAHYRRRLPLFLKVKELLEQKVIGEIRTVQMRLWQSIKPALVTTGAANWRTNPAISGGGYFHDLAPHQLDLMLYFFGEPVHYDGFSQCQAGDDGVADQTSGTILFADKIVFNGSWCFNVADTDTIDECEIIGSAGSIRFAVFGQRIVVKDGNGEQVFEFEHPEHVQQPMIASVVGFFNGQEENPCTIEEAVELMKIMDKFARLTV from the coding sequence ATGATCAACTGGGGTATCATTGGATGCGGGGATGTAACCGAGCGTAAGAGCGGTCCTGCCTTCAACAAAGTAAATGGCAGCAAGCTTCTGGCGGTAGCGCGCAGGGATGCCGAAAAGGCTGCAGATTATGCCAGGCGGCATGGTGTTGAAAGATGGTCCGGCGATGCCTATGCGCTACTGGAGATGAAAGATATCGATGCCATTTATGTGGCTACCCCTCCCTCCTCTCACCTGGAGTATGTATGTGCTGCACTTGAAAAAGGGTTTTCGGTATATGTAGAGAAACCTGTGGCTTTGAATACTGCCGAGGCGCTGAAGATGGCGGAGGCTGCGCAAGCTTCTGCCGGCAAGCTGGTGGTAGCGCATTACAGGCGCAGGCTGCCTTTATTTCTTAAAGTAAAGGAACTGCTTGAGCAGAAGGTCATAGGAGAGATACGTACGGTTCAAATGCGGCTCTGGCAAAGTATCAAGCCAGCGCTTGTTACAACGGGCGCTGCCAACTGGCGGACTAACCCGGCGATATCCGGCGGCGGTTATTTTCATGATCTGGCTCCTCATCAGCTGGATCTGATGTTATACTTTTTTGGGGAGCCGGTTCATTATGATGGGTTCAGCCAGTGCCAGGCCGGCGATGACGGAGTAGCTGATCAGACCTCCGGGACCATTTTATTTGCCGATAAGATCGTGTTCAATGGCAGCTGGTGTTTCAATGTTGCCGATACAGATACCATCGATGAATGTGAGATCATTGGCAGCGCCGGCAGCATTCGCTTTGCCGTTTTTGGACAGCGGATCGTGGTTAAAGATGGCAACGGCGAGCAGGTGTTTGAGTTTGAGCATCCTGAGCATGTTCAGCAGCCTATGATCGCGAGTGTGGTGGGCTTTTTTAACGGGCAGGAGGAGAATCCATGCACGATAGAGGAGGCTGTTGAGCTGATGAAGATCATGGATAAGTTTGCAAGGTTAACCGTATAG
- a CDS encoding rhamnogalacturonidase, with protein MIMKKMKFALVLVCSTALHLCTLAQDNFPDGTPIPEWFRQNDRTDIKKLGQQYRITDYNVVKDSNVVQTEKMQAVINKAAEKGGVVVIPKGTFLSGSLFFKQGTHLYLEEGARLKGSDDISNFPIVPTRIEGQTVKYFAALVNADGVDGFSISGKGTIDGNGLRYWKAFWLRRQFNPNCTNMDEMRPRLLYISNSKNVQVSGLKLINSPFWTNHFYKCENVKLLDLYIYSPEKPVKAPSTDAVDIDVCKNFLIKNCYMSVNDDAVALKGGKGPLADKDENNGGNFNIVIEDCTYGFCHGALTLGSESIHNRNIVLRRIKINHAQRLLWLKMRTDTPQNYEYVRVEDIEGSDIGSFLYIRPWAQFFDLKGEKRLIKSSGSHITMRNIKVGCDAVFKVDKVAESETFEYRLSDFRFENLALQAKQEAKIDTSIVKDFKLTNVIVNGEKVQ; from the coding sequence ATGATCATGAAAAAAATGAAGTTTGCGCTGGTACTTGTATGTTCAACCGCGCTGCACTTATGCACATTGGCCCAGGATAATTTTCCGGATGGCACACCGATACCGGAATGGTTCAGACAAAATGACCGGACAGATATCAAAAAGCTGGGGCAGCAATACCGTATTACTGATTATAACGTGGTAAAAGACAGCAACGTTGTACAGACTGAGAAAATGCAGGCCGTTATTAATAAGGCGGCTGAGAAAGGCGGCGTTGTTGTTATTCCCAAAGGTACTTTTTTGAGCGGGTCTTTGTTTTTCAAGCAAGGCACGCACTTGTATCTTGAAGAGGGCGCCAGGCTCAAGGGCAGCGATGATATCAGCAATTTCCCGATCGTGCCAACGCGTATAGAAGGACAGACGGTCAAATATTTTGCTGCGCTGGTAAATGCTGACGGTGTGGATGGGTTTAGTATTTCAGGCAAAGGAACCATTGACGGCAACGGATTGCGTTACTGGAAGGCTTTCTGGTTGAGGCGGCAATTCAATCCTAATTGTACCAATATGGATGAAATGCGGCCAAGGCTTCTGTATATTTCGAACAGTAAAAATGTACAGGTTTCCGGATTAAAGCTTATCAACTCCCCCTTCTGGACGAATCATTTTTACAAGTGTGAAAATGTGAAACTCCTGGATCTTTATATTTATTCGCCGGAGAAGCCTGTTAAGGCGCCCAGTACAGATGCGGTAGATATTGATGTTTGCAAGAATTTTCTTATCAAGAATTGCTATATGTCGGTTAATGATGATGCGGTGGCATTGAAGGGAGGTAAAGGTCCGCTTGCTGATAAGGATGAGAACAACGGAGGCAATTTCAACATTGTCATTGAAGATTGCACCTATGGGTTTTGTCATGGAGCGTTGACGCTGGGGAGTGAGTCGATACATAACCGGAATATTGTTCTGCGCCGCATAAAGATCAATCATGCGCAACGGTTATTGTGGCTTAAGATGCGTACTGATACGCCTCAGAATTATGAATATGTAAGGGTTGAGGATATTGAAGGCAGTGATATCGGCAGTTTCCTGTATATACGTCCCTGGGCCCAGTTCTTTGATCTTAAGGGAGAGAAGCGTTTGATAAAATCATCCGGCAGTCATATTACGATGCGTAATATCAAGGTTGGATGCGATGCTGTTTTTAAAGTAGACAAAGTTGCTGAGAGTGAAACGTTCGAGTATCGTTTATCGGACTTCAGGTTTGAGAACCTGGCGTTACAGGCTAAGCAGGAAGCGAAGATAGACACATCGATCGTAAAGGATTTCAAGCTTACAAATGTTATTGTTAACGGCGAGAAGGTGCAGTAA